In one Shinella zoogloeoides genomic region, the following are encoded:
- the cobM gene encoding precorrin-4 C(11)-methyltransferase encodes MTVHFIGAGPGAADLITVRGRDLIGKCPVCLYAGSIVSPELLQYCPPGARIVDTAPMSLDEIEAEYRRAAAAGEDVARLHSGDLSVWSAVAEQIRRLEKHGIAYTMTPGVPSFAAAAAALGRELTIPAVAQSLVLTRISGRASPMPNRETLAGFGATGATLAIHLAIHALDTVVEDLTPLYGADCPVAIVVKASWPDERVVRGTLADIAEKVAAEPIERTALIFVGRTLAAEDFRESSLYDPTYQRRFRGRGD; translated from the coding sequence ATGACCGTCCACTTCATCGGCGCCGGCCCCGGCGCCGCCGACCTCATCACCGTGCGCGGCCGCGATCTCATCGGCAAATGCCCGGTCTGCCTCTATGCCGGCTCCATCGTCTCGCCGGAACTGCTGCAATATTGCCCGCCCGGCGCGCGCATCGTCGATACGGCGCCAATGTCGCTGGACGAGATCGAGGCGGAGTATCGCCGCGCGGCTGCGGCGGGCGAGGACGTGGCGCGGCTCCATTCCGGCGACCTCTCGGTCTGGAGCGCCGTTGCCGAACAGATCCGCCGGCTCGAAAAACACGGGATCGCCTATACGATGACGCCGGGTGTCCCCTCCTTCGCCGCCGCCGCTGCCGCGCTCGGCCGCGAACTCACCATTCCGGCCGTCGCGCAGAGCCTCGTGCTCACCCGCATTTCCGGCCGCGCCTCGCCCATGCCGAACCGCGAGACGCTGGCGGGCTTCGGCGCGACGGGTGCGACGCTCGCCATCCACCTCGCCATCCATGCGCTCGACACGGTGGTCGAGGACCTGACCCCGCTCTATGGAGCCGATTGCCCGGTGGCGATCGTGGTCAAGGCCTCCTGGCCGGACGAGCGCGTGGTGCGCGGCACGCTGGCCGATATCGCTGAAAAGGTCGCGGCAGAACCGATCGAGCGTACGGCGCTGATCTTCGTCGGCCGCACGCTGGCGGCGGAAGATTTTCGCGAAAGCTCGCTTTACGATCCCACCTACCAGCGCCGTTTCCGTGGCCGGGGCGACTAA
- a CDS encoding LysR substrate-binding domain-containing protein gives MTLEQLRIFIAVAEREHLTRAADALNLTPSAVSSAIRVLEERYATALFHRTGRRIALTEAGLAFLPEAKATLARAESANLFLTEIGGLKRGTLALAASQTAGGYWLPPRLMRFRQSYPAIDIRMMGGNTEQVADAILDGRAELGFVEGAVDHPALSQRVVARDRVVVVAPSGHPLAEKAVTPDDLARARWVLREPGSGTRSALTSVLDEALLDIALSLPSNEAVRSAVLSGDALTAVSEFVVRDDLSAGRLVPIAFDLPERAFRLLRHKERYRSKAALAFEDLL, from the coding sequence ATGACCTTGGAACAGCTCCGCATCTTCATCGCCGTGGCGGAACGGGAGCACCTGACCCGGGCGGCGGACGCGCTGAACCTGACGCCCTCGGCCGTCAGCTCGGCGATCCGTGTGCTGGAGGAGCGCTACGCCACGGCCTTGTTCCACAGGACGGGTCGGCGGATCGCGCTGACGGAGGCGGGGCTCGCCTTCCTGCCGGAGGCGAAGGCGACGCTTGCCCGCGCGGAAAGTGCGAACCTCTTCCTCACCGAGATCGGCGGGCTGAAGCGCGGCACGCTGGCGCTGGCCGCCAGCCAGACCGCCGGCGGCTACTGGCTGCCGCCGCGCCTGATGCGTTTCCGCCAATCCTATCCGGCCATCGACATCCGCATGATGGGCGGCAATACGGAACAGGTTGCCGACGCGATTCTTGACGGCCGGGCGGAACTCGGTTTCGTCGAAGGCGCGGTGGACCATCCCGCCTTGTCGCAGCGAGTCGTTGCGCGCGACCGCGTGGTGGTCGTCGCGCCGTCCGGTCATCCGCTGGCGGAAAAAGCCGTCACGCCCGACGATCTCGCCAGGGCGCGCTGGGTGCTGCGCGAACCCGGCTCCGGCACGCGCAGCGCGCTGACATCGGTGCTCGACGAGGCGCTGCTCGATATCGCGCTGTCGCTTCCGTCCAACGAGGCGGTGCGCAGCGCCGTGCTATCAGGCGATGCGCTGACGGCCGTTTCGGAATTCGTCGTGCGGGACGACCTTTCGGCCGGCCGGCTTGTGCCCATCGCCTTCGACCTGCCGGAACGCGCCTTCCGCCTGCTGCGGCACAAGGAGCGCTACCGTTCCAAGGCCGCGCTCGCTTTTGAAGATTTGCTTTAG
- a CDS encoding YeiH family protein — translation MENSPNKQTILGIRTLLPGMALSAFVSGLAVLAERLELRLTGGAWIEALVLAILIGAACRLLLRRPEAFDPGIAFSAKYFLEVAIVLLGAGVSATAIAGMGLPLIGAIAAVVAVALVASYGIGRGLGLSRRVALLVACGNSICGNSAIAATAPVIRADAEDVASSIAFTAVLGMVTVLLLPALVPLLGLSATGYGVMAGMTVYAVPQVLAATAPVSALSIQIGTFVKLVRVLMLGPVIFLLSLLSGKAGGRRPALHRLVPWFILGFLAMLAARSVGLIDAGLAGTMSSAATVLTILSMAALGLGIDLRRVMRAGPRVTAAVVLSLGVLVLASYAMVLLLNLATA, via the coding sequence ATGGAAAATTCACCTAACAAACAAACAATCCTTGGAATTCGCACCTTGCTGCCGGGCATGGCCCTCTCCGCTTTCGTTTCCGGCCTCGCCGTGCTTGCCGAACGGCTGGAATTGCGGCTGACGGGCGGTGCGTGGATCGAGGCGCTGGTGCTGGCGATCCTCATCGGCGCAGCCTGCCGGCTGCTGCTGCGCCGGCCGGAAGCCTTCGATCCCGGCATCGCCTTCTCGGCGAAGTATTTCCTGGAAGTCGCCATCGTGCTGCTCGGCGCGGGCGTCAGCGCCACGGCGATCGCCGGCATGGGCCTGCCGCTGATCGGCGCCATCGCCGCGGTGGTGGCCGTGGCGCTCGTCGCCAGCTACGGCATCGGGCGCGGCCTCGGCCTGTCGCGCCGGGTCGCGCTGCTGGTGGCCTGCGGCAACTCCATCTGCGGCAATTCCGCGATCGCGGCCACCGCGCCGGTCATCCGCGCCGATGCGGAGGACGTCGCCTCCTCCATCGCCTTCACCGCGGTTCTCGGGATGGTCACGGTGCTGCTTTTGCCGGCGCTGGTGCCGCTGCTCGGCCTGTCGGCGACGGGCTATGGCGTGATGGCGGGCATGACGGTCTATGCGGTGCCGCAGGTCCTGGCGGCAACCGCGCCGGTCTCCGCGCTCAGCATCCAGATCGGCACCTTCGTCAAGCTGGTGCGCGTGCTGATGCTGGGACCGGTCATCTTCCTCCTGTCGCTGCTGTCGGGCAAGGCCGGCGGGCGCCGTCCGGCGCTGCACCGGCTCGTGCCGTGGTTCATCCTCGGCTTTCTCGCCATGCTTGCCGCGCGCAGCGTCGGGCTGATCGATGCCGGGCTGGCGGGGACGATGAGCAGCGCCGCGACGGTGCTGACCATCCTTTCCATGGCCGCACTCGGCCTCGGCATCGACCTCAGGCGCGTGATGCGGGCCGGGCCGCGGGTGACCGCGGCGGTCGTGCTCTCGCTCGGCGTGCTGGTCCTCGCCAGCTACGCCATGGTGCTCCTGTTGAACCTCGCGACGGCCTGA
- the metH gene encoding methionine synthase, translating to MANSHLDTLFGPELPPRDGREILAALQAAARERILVLDGAMGTEIQTLKLVEDDFRGTRFGDCACHQQGNNDLLTLTQPGAIEDIHYRYALAGADILETNTFSSTTIAQADYGMEDMVYELNRDGARLARRAGLRAQEKDGRRRFVAGALGPTNRTASISPDVNNPGYRAVTFDDLRIAYAEQVRGLIDGGADIILIETIFDTLNAKAAIFATREVFEEKGIDLPVMISGTITDLSGRTLSGQTPEAFWNSVRHADPFSIGLNCALGANAMRAHLAEISAVAQTFVCAYPNAGLPNAFGQYDETPDEMAAQIEGFMRDGLVNVVGGCCGSTPDHIRAIAEAASRHKPREIPDIPRHMRLSGLEPFTLTEAIPFVNVGERTNVTGSAKFRKLITAGDYAAALDVARDQVANGAQVIDINMDEGLIDSSRAMVEYLNLIAAEPDIARVPVMIDSSKWEVIEAGLKCVQGKPLVNSISLKEGEEAFLHHAKLVRAYGAAVVVMAFDETGQADTKARKVEICTRAYKLLTEVAGLAPEDIVFDPNIFAVATGIEEHDNYGVDFIEATAEITASLPHAHISGGVSNLSFSFRGNEPVREAMHAVFLYHAIQAGMDMGIVNAGQLAVYDTIEADLREACEDVVLNRVPKAGGTATERMLDIAERFKGSGGKEAKERDLAWRDWPVEKRLEHALVNGITEFVEEDTEEARQNAERPLHVIEGPLMAGMNVVGDLFGAGKMFLPQVVKSARVMKQAVAVLLPYMEAEKLANGGSGERQSAGKILMATVKGDVHDIGKNIVGVVLACNNYEIIDLGVMVPATKILETAKAEKVDIIGLSGLITPSLDEMVHVAAEMEREGFDIPLLIGGATTSRVHTAVKIHPRYDRGQAVYVTDASRAVGVVGSLLSADMKPGYVETLKAEYRKVADAHARSEAEKQRLPIAKARDNAFKADWSAYTPKAPSFLGTRVWQDWDLAELARYIDWTPFFQTWELKGVYPKILDDEKQGPAARQLFADAQAMLEKIIAEKWFTPKAVVGFWPAGTVGDDIRLFTDEARNKELATFFTLRQQLSKRDGRPNVALSDFVAPVDSGRQDYLGGFVVTAGIGEIAIAERFERANDDYNSILVKALADRFAEAFAERMHEVVRKELWGYAPEETFAPTELIGEPYAGIRPAPGYPAQPDHTEKTTLFRLLDAEKEIGVELTESYAMWPGSSVSGLYIAAPESYYFGVAKVERDQVEDYARRKGMTVPEVERWLGPVLNYVPTTVRENAA from the coding sequence ATGGCCAACTCCCACCTGGACACCCTGTTCGGCCCCGAACTGCCGCCGCGCGACGGGCGCGAGATCCTCGCGGCGCTCCAGGCCGCGGCGAGGGAGCGCATCCTGGTGCTCGACGGCGCCATGGGCACGGAAATCCAGACGCTGAAACTGGTCGAGGACGATTTCCGGGGGACACGCTTCGGCGACTGCGCCTGCCACCAGCAGGGCAACAACGACCTCCTGACGCTGACCCAGCCGGGCGCGATCGAGGACATCCACTACCGCTATGCGCTGGCGGGCGCCGATATCCTCGAAACCAACACCTTCTCCTCCACCACCATCGCCCAGGCCGACTACGGCATGGAGGACATGGTCTATGAGCTGAACCGCGACGGCGCGCGCCTTGCCCGCCGCGCCGGCCTGCGCGCGCAGGAGAAGGACGGCCGCCGCCGCTTCGTCGCCGGCGCGCTCGGCCCGACGAACCGTACGGCCTCGATCTCGCCCGACGTCAACAATCCCGGCTACCGCGCCGTCACCTTCGACGATCTTCGCATCGCCTATGCCGAACAGGTGCGCGGCCTCATCGACGGCGGAGCGGACATCATCCTCATCGAGACGATCTTCGACACGCTGAACGCCAAGGCGGCGATCTTCGCCACGCGCGAGGTCTTCGAGGAAAAGGGCATCGACCTGCCCGTCATGATCTCGGGCACCATCACCGACCTTTCCGGCCGCACCCTTTCCGGCCAGACGCCGGAGGCCTTCTGGAACTCGGTTCGCCATGCCGATCCGTTCTCCATCGGCCTCAATTGCGCGCTCGGCGCCAACGCCATGCGCGCGCATCTCGCCGAGATCTCCGCTGTCGCCCAGACCTTCGTCTGCGCCTATCCCAATGCCGGCCTGCCGAACGCCTTCGGCCAGTACGACGAGACGCCGGACGAGATGGCCGCCCAGATCGAAGGCTTCATGCGCGACGGACTGGTCAACGTGGTCGGCGGCTGCTGCGGCTCGACGCCGGACCATATCCGCGCCATCGCCGAGGCGGCTTCACGCCATAAGCCGCGCGAAATCCCCGACATCCCGCGCCATATGCGGCTGTCCGGCCTCGAACCCTTCACGCTGACCGAGGCCATTCCCTTCGTGAATGTCGGCGAGCGCACCAATGTCACCGGCTCGGCGAAATTCCGCAAGCTGATCACGGCGGGCGACTATGCGGCCGCCCTCGACGTCGCGCGCGACCAGGTGGCGAACGGTGCGCAGGTCATCGACATCAACATGGACGAGGGGCTGATCGATTCCAGCAGGGCGATGGTGGAATACCTCAACCTCATCGCCGCCGAGCCGGATATCGCCCGCGTGCCCGTGATGATCGACTCCTCGAAATGGGAGGTGATCGAGGCGGGTCTCAAATGCGTGCAGGGCAAGCCGCTGGTCAACTCGATCTCGCTGAAGGAGGGGGAGGAAGCCTTCCTGCACCATGCGAAACTCGTGCGCGCCTATGGCGCGGCCGTCGTCGTCATGGCCTTCGACGAGACCGGCCAGGCCGATACGAAGGCGCGCAAGGTGGAGATCTGCACCCGCGCCTACAAGCTGCTCACCGAGGTCGCCGGCCTTGCGCCTGAAGATATCGTCTTCGACCCGAACATCTTCGCCGTCGCCACCGGCATCGAGGAGCACGACAATTACGGCGTCGACTTCATCGAGGCGACGGCCGAGATCACCGCGAGCCTGCCGCATGCCCATATCTCGGGCGGCGTCTCCAACCTTTCCTTCTCCTTCCGCGGCAACGAGCCGGTGCGCGAGGCGATGCACGCCGTCTTCCTCTACCACGCCATCCAGGCGGGCATGGACATGGGCATCGTCAATGCCGGCCAGCTCGCCGTCTACGACACGATCGAGGCCGACCTGCGCGAGGCCTGCGAGGACGTGGTGCTGAACCGCGTGCCGAAGGCCGGCGGCACCGCCACCGAGCGCATGCTCGATATCGCCGAGCGCTTCAAAGGTTCGGGCGGCAAGGAGGCCAAGGAACGCGATCTTGCCTGGCGCGACTGGCCGGTGGAAAAGCGGCTGGAGCATGCGCTGGTCAACGGCATCACCGAATTCGTCGAAGAGGACACGGAAGAGGCGCGGCAGAACGCCGAGCGCCCGCTGCATGTCATCGAGGGGCCGCTGATGGCCGGCATGAACGTCGTCGGCGACCTCTTCGGGGCCGGCAAGATGTTCCTGCCGCAGGTGGTGAAATCCGCCCGCGTGATGAAGCAGGCCGTCGCCGTTCTGCTGCCCTACATGGAAGCCGAAAAGCTTGCCAATGGCGGCAGCGGCGAGCGGCAGAGCGCGGGAAAAATCCTGATGGCGACGGTCAAGGGCGACGTGCACGATATCGGCAAGAACATCGTCGGCGTCGTGCTCGCCTGCAACAATTACGAGATCATCGACCTCGGTGTCATGGTGCCGGCGACGAAGATCCTGGAAACAGCGAAGGCGGAGAAGGTCGACATCATCGGCCTGTCCGGCCTCATCACGCCCTCGCTCGACGAGATGGTGCACGTCGCCGCGGAAATGGAGCGCGAAGGCTTCGACATCCCGCTTCTCATCGGCGGGGCGACGACGAGCCGCGTGCATACGGCGGTAAAAATCCATCCGCGCTATGACCGCGGCCAGGCGGTCTATGTCACCGATGCGAGCCGCGCCGTCGGCGTCGTCGGCAGCCTTTTGTCCGCGGACATGAAGCCCGGCTATGTCGAGACGCTGAAGGCGGAATACCGCAAGGTCGCCGATGCCCATGCCAGGAGCGAGGCGGAAAAGCAGCGCCTGCCCATCGCCAAGGCCCGCGACAACGCCTTCAAGGCCGACTGGTCCGCTTATACGCCGAAGGCGCCGTCCTTCCTCGGCACCCGCGTCTGGCAGGACTGGGACCTTGCGGAGCTTGCGCGCTACATCGACTGGACGCCGTTCTTCCAGACCTGGGAGCTGAAGGGCGTCTACCCCAAGATCCTCGACGACGAGAAGCAGGGCCCTGCGGCGCGCCAGCTCTTTGCCGACGCGCAGGCGATGCTGGAAAAGATCATCGCGGAAAAATGGTTCACGCCGAAGGCCGTCGTCGGCTTCTGGCCGGCGGGCACGGTCGGCGATGATATCCGCCTCTTCACCGACGAGGCGCGCAACAAGGAACTTGCCACCTTTTTCACGCTGCGCCAGCAGCTTTCCAAGCGCGACGGCCGGCCGAACGTGGCGCTTTCCGACTTCGTCGCGCCCGTCGACAGCGGCCGGCAGGACTATCTCGGGGGCTTCGTCGTCACGGCCGGCATCGGCGAGATCGCGATTGCCGAGCGCTTCGAGCGGGCGAATGACGACTACAACTCCATCCTCGTCAAGGCGCTCGCCGACCGTTTCGCCGAAGCCTTCGCCGAGCGCATGCACGAAGTCGTCCGCAAGGAGCTGTGGGGCTATGCGCCCGAGGAGACCTTCGCCCCGACGGAGCTCATCGGCGAGCCCTATGCCGGCATCCGCCCGGCGCCCGGCTATCCCGCCCAGCCGGACCATACGGAAAAGACGACGCTGTTCCGCCTGCTTGATGCAGAGAAGGAGATCGGCGTGGAACTGACCGAAAGCTATGCCATGTGGCCCGGCTCCTCCGTCTCGGGCCTCTACATCGCCGCGCCCGAAAGCTACTATTTCGGCGTCGCCAAGGTGGAGCGCGACCAGGTCGAGGACTATGCCCGCCGCAAGGGCATGACGGTCCCCGAGGTCGAGCGCTGGCTCGGGCCGGTGCTCAACTACGTGCCGACGACCGTACGGGAGAACGCGGCCTGA